From a single bacterium genomic region:
- a CDS encoding CofH family radical SAM protein: protein MEKIYEKIRRGERITREEGISLFNSSDLINLGQLADKIRKERFKDTCYFSLNININPTNICVYRCPLCAFSRDVKDGFLLSFNEIIERVKSAYREDIREVHIVAGCHPELDISYYENLFQRIKQTGDIFIQGLTVVEIDFLAKISNLTIKETLIRLKNAGLGAIPGGGAEVFSERVRNIIAPNKPKKEVWLSVMKEAHRLGIRSNATMLFGSVENNDEIIDHLNSLRDLQDETKGFMAFIPLVFHPKNTLLSHLEGPDCVQILKVYAVSRIFLDNFPHIKGLWMYLEKRLIPLVLLYGIDDIGGLSWDEQIVSSTFSNPCEKMTKDELVKLIKASQRKPVCVNSIYEKLGG from the coding sequence GTGGAGAAAATTTATGAAAAGATTAGAAGGGGTGAAAGGATTACAAGGGAAGAGGGGATTTCTCTTTTTAATTCATCTGACCTTATAAACCTTGGTCAATTAGCAGATAAAATAAGAAAAGAAAGATTTAAAGATACCTGCTATTTCTCCTTAAATATCAATATAAACCCAACAAATATATGTGTCTATAGATGTCCCCTATGTGCCTTCTCAAGGGATGTAAAAGATGGATTTCTCCTCTCTTTTAATGAGATTATAGAAAGGGTAAAATCTGCTTATAGAGAAGATATAAGGGAGGTTCATATTGTTGCAGGATGCCATCCAGAGCTTGATATATCTTATTACGAAAACCTTTTTCAAAGAATAAAACAAACAGGTGATATATTCATTCAAGGACTTACGGTTGTTGAGATTGATTTTCTGGCTAAAATATCAAATCTTACGATAAAGGAAACCCTCATTCGGCTTAAGAATGCAGGTCTTGGTGCTATCCCTGGTGGTGGTGCTGAGGTATTTTCAGAGAGGGTAAGGAACATTATTGCTCCAAATAAGCCCAAAAAAGAGGTATGGCTTTCTGTAATGAAAGAGGCGCATAGATTAGGGATAAGGTCAAATGCCACAATGCTTTTTGGCTCTGTTGAGAATAATGATGAGATAATAGACCATCTTAATAGCTTAAGGGATCTTCAGGATGAAACTAAAGGGTTTATGGCATTTATTCCTCTGGTTTTCCATCCAAAAAATACCTTGCTTTCTCATTTAGAAGGGCCAGATTGTGTCCAAATTCTTAAGGTTTATGCTGTATCAAGGATCTTTCTTGATAACTTTCCCCATATAAAGGGCTTATGGATGTATTTAGAAAAGCGTCTTATCCCCCTTGTTTTATTGTATGGTATTGATGATATCGGTGGGCTTTCCTGGGATGAGCAGATTGTCTCCTCTACATTTTCTAATCCTTGTGAAAAGATGACAAAGGATGAGCTTGTAAAGCTAATTAAAGCCTCACAAAGAAAACCTGTTTGTGTAAACAGCATTTATGAAAAGCTAGGGGGATGA